The Desmonostoc muscorum LEGE 12446 genome includes a region encoding these proteins:
- a CDS encoding GNAT family N-acetyltransferase produces MKLELPLIKSDRLLLRSAIQDDIPQVIKYFDDNKNYLTPFYPLWADGFFTQEYWQYQIENNFLEFINGQSLKLFIFTKKNPTVIIGTINFSNFVRGAAHFCYVGYSLAETKQGKGYMTEGLKVAIQYLFQELNFHRVMANYMPHNRRSGNVLKRLGFVIEGYARDYLLINGQWEDHILTSLTNPNWQAPKS; encoded by the coding sequence ATGAAATTAGAACTGCCGTTAATTAAAAGCGATCGCCTGTTGTTGCGATCGGCAATTCAAGACGATATACCTCAAGTTATCAAATATTTTGATGATAACAAAAATTATCTTACCCCATTTTACCCTCTTTGGGCTGATGGTTTTTTTACTCAAGAATATTGGCAGTATCAAATAGAGAACAATTTTCTGGAATTTATCAATGGCCAGTCCTTAAAGCTATTTATTTTTACTAAAAAAAATCCAACTGTAATTATTGGGACTATCAATTTTAGTAATTTTGTTCGAGGTGCTGCTCATTTTTGCTATGTGGGATATAGCCTTGCCGAAACAAAGCAAGGCAAAGGATATATGACAGAAGGGTTAAAAGTAGCAATTCAATATCTCTTTCAAGAGTTAAATTTTCACCGTGTCATGGCTAATTATATGCCTCACAATCGCCGCAGTGGCAATGTCCTCAAAAGACTCGGTTTTGTCATTGAAGGATATGCTAGAGACTATTTATTAATTAATGGACAATGGGAAGATCATATTTTGACGAGTCTGACCAATCCTAATTGGCAAGCACCAAAATCTTAA
- the bioB gene encoding biotin synthase BioB, whose amino-acid sequence MTVGIRYDWQELEIRAIYNTPLLELIYQAASVHRQYHDPTKIQVCKLISIKTGGCPEDCSYCAQSSRYKTEVKAQALLEKETVVNIAQKAKETGVSRICMGAAWREVRDNSQFEEVLEMVKDVTAMGLEVCCTLGMLTPNQAKRLEDAGLYAYNHNLDTSPEYYSTIITTRTYGDRLNTIENVRQTNVTVCSGGILGLGETVDDRIGMLQTLANLHPHPESVPINILSQVPGTPLENQPDVPIWDVVRMIATARILMPASDVRLSAGRARLSQVEQAFCFMAGANSIFSSDDNKMLTVTTPCPDYDSDREMLNLLGLGMRPPSQRQEKLTSPAVVG is encoded by the coding sequence GTGACGGTGGGAATACGCTACGATTGGCAGGAATTAGAGATTCGGGCGATATACAACACGCCTTTGCTAGAGCTTATTTATCAAGCCGCTAGCGTGCATCGCCAATATCATGACCCAACAAAAATCCAAGTTTGTAAGCTCATATCTATTAAAACCGGAGGTTGTCCAGAAGATTGTAGCTACTGTGCCCAATCTTCGCGCTATAAAACAGAGGTAAAGGCGCAAGCACTTCTCGAAAAGGAAACGGTAGTTAACATTGCTCAAAAAGCTAAAGAAACTGGTGTTAGCCGCATCTGCATGGGTGCTGCTTGGCGCGAAGTGCGGGACAACTCACAATTTGAGGAAGTCCTGGAAATGGTCAAGGATGTGACGGCAATGGGCTTGGAAGTATGCTGCACTCTGGGAATGTTGACACCAAATCAAGCCAAGCGATTGGAAGATGCTGGACTTTACGCCTATAACCATAACTTAGATACATCCCCAGAATATTACAGCACAATTATTACCACAAGGACATATGGCGATCGCTTGAACACAATTGAGAATGTCCGTCAAACAAATGTGACTGTATGTTCTGGCGGTATTCTTGGTTTGGGCGAAACTGTGGATGACCGCATTGGCATGTTGCAAACTTTAGCAAACTTACATCCTCATCCAGAGTCCGTACCAATTAATATTCTCTCCCAAGTACCAGGCACACCCTTAGAAAATCAGCCTGATGTCCCCATTTGGGATGTTGTGCGAATGATTGCCACAGCCAGAATTTTAATGCCAGCTTCCGATGTGCGCCTTAGTGCTGGTAGGGCTAGACTTTCTCAAGTTGAACAAGCTTTTTGCTTTATGGCAGGAGCTAATTCTATCTTTTCCAGCGACGACAACAAAATGTTGACGGTGACAACTCCCTGTCCAGATTATGATAGCGATCGAGAAATGCTGAATTTACTCGGTTTGGGAATGCGTCCACCTTCCCAAAGACAGGAGAAATTAACAAGCCCTGCTGTGGTGGGATAA
- the petL gene encoding cytochrome b6-f complex subunit PetL has product MFAIVAYIGFLGLFFAIALGLFFGLRTAKII; this is encoded by the coding sequence ATGTTTGCAATTGTAGCTTACATCGGGTTCTTGGGTTTATTCTTTGCTATAGCTCTTGGTCTGTTTTTTGGTCTACGCACTGCCAAGATAATTTAA
- a CDS encoding DUF4397 domain-containing protein — protein MFLTRRLFLGALTLSLISLTSYPYKGLAYSQLSTEPSQKLSTGSLSLLDSLLNPYKCPTKLRVINAAVATASPVDVIVNGDKVLENVDFRQASKYVNVTPGNIHVRFVQSGTYSTIAQRTFTGAPNSAYTVAITGTLQGPSGQPLFNQSPFVIPEDLTQPNPGKFKGRWYRFSETSAVIDFRISKSSSPNVDETRITDLTPKTAIPYPELTAGTYNFNPVLPDQFDPLINNAFNPPITVEVANQQVPPGVIFDVIATGNGLGQAPNSLLLTTASTQTAPPNANGCYQIVQ, from the coding sequence ATGTTTCTAACAAGACGATTATTCTTAGGTGCTTTGACATTATCTTTAATTAGTTTGACTAGTTATCCATACAAAGGTTTAGCCTATTCTCAACTATCTACAGAGCCTTCACAAAAATTGTCCACTGGAAGCCTAAGCCTACTAGATTCTCTTCTCAACCCTTATAAATGCCCTACCAAATTAAGAGTTATTAACGCTGCGGTTGCTACTGCATCACCAGTTGATGTGATTGTCAACGGTGACAAAGTTTTGGAGAATGTAGATTTTCGTCAAGCTAGTAAATATGTAAATGTAACACCAGGAAATATTCATGTACGTTTTGTGCAATCTGGTACTTACAGTACAATTGCTCAAAGAACTTTTACAGGAGCGCCTAATAGTGCTTATACAGTAGCGATCACAGGAACACTACAAGGTCCCTCAGGTCAACCATTATTTAATCAATCACCCTTTGTGATTCCAGAGGATTTAACACAGCCTAATCCAGGTAAATTTAAAGGACGTTGGTATCGCTTTTCGGAAACTAGCGCTGTTATAGATTTCCGTATTAGCAAATCCTCTAGCCCAAATGTGGATGAAACTCGCATCACAGACCTGACACCCAAAACTGCTATTCCTTACCCAGAACTTACGGCTGGTACATATAACTTCAATCCAGTTCTACCTGACCAATTTGACCCATTGATCAATAATGCCTTCAACCCACCAATCACAGTAGAAGTTGCGAATCAACAAGTCCCGCCCGGAGTCATTTTTGATGTAATTGCTACAGGTAATGGCTTAGGCCAAGCACCTAACTCACTGCTACTCACAACTGCCTCAACACAAACAGCGCCTCCTAATGCTAATGGGTGTTATCAGATTGTGCAGTAA
- the aroB gene encoding 3-dehydroquinate synthase: MTSIINVNLPEQSYEIAIAPSSLDQLGQHMASLKLGKKVLLVSNPTIFKHFGERAIASLTSAGFEVASCTLPPGERYKTLNSIQKLYDVALENRLERSSTMVALGGGVIGDMTGFAAATWLRGINVVQVPTSLLAMVDSAIGGKTGVNHPHGKNLIGAFHQPRLVLIDPEVLKTLPMREFRAGMAEVIKYGVIWDAELFAQLEASKRLDQLRYVKPELIDSILLRSCQAKADVVSKDEKEGGLRAILNYGHTIGHAVESLTGYRLVNHGEAVAIGMVAAGQIAVELGMWQKEDTERQNALIQKTGLPTQLPAGVDIEAIIEALQLDKKVKAGKVRFILPTQIGVVTITDEVPSDIIRQVLRGI, encoded by the coding sequence ATGACTTCTATAATTAATGTGAATTTACCAGAGCAATCTTATGAGATTGCGATCGCACCTTCGAGTTTAGATCAACTCGGTCAACACATGGCCAGTCTGAAGCTAGGCAAGAAGGTACTACTGGTTTCTAATCCGACGATTTTTAAGCATTTTGGCGAAAGAGCCATTGCATCGCTGACATCTGCTGGATTTGAAGTTGCTAGCTGCACCCTACCACCTGGGGAACGCTACAAAACCCTCAACTCCATCCAAAAACTCTATGATGTCGCCTTGGAAAACCGTCTAGAACGTTCTTCTACTATGGTGGCTTTGGGGGGAGGTGTAATTGGTGATATGACAGGTTTTGCCGCCGCAACCTGGCTGCGGGGAATTAATGTTGTGCAAGTGCCTACCTCTCTGTTGGCAATGGTAGATTCGGCAATTGGTGGCAAAACTGGTGTCAATCATCCCCACGGTAAAAACTTAATTGGGGCATTCCATCAACCACGCTTGGTTTTGATTGACCCAGAAGTGTTGAAAACTCTTCCCATGCGCGAGTTTCGGGCGGGGATGGCAGAAGTTATCAAATACGGTGTGATTTGGGATGCCGAATTGTTTGCCCAGTTGGAAGCAAGTAAACGTCTCGACCAACTCCGCTATGTTAAACCTGAATTGATAGACAGCATATTACTACGTTCTTGTCAAGCTAAAGCTGATGTTGTTAGCAAAGATGAAAAAGAAGGTGGATTAAGGGCGATTCTCAACTATGGACATACCATCGGTCATGCGGTGGAAAGTTTGACTGGTTATCGTTTAGTCAATCACGGTGAAGCAGTGGCGATCGGTATGGTAGCGGCTGGGCAAATTGCTGTGGAACTGGGTATGTGGCAAAAGGAAGACACGGAACGCCAAAATGCTTTAATTCAAAAAACAGGTTTACCGACTCAGTTACCAGCTGGGGTGGATATTGAAGCAATTATTGAAGCGTTGCAGTTAGATAAAAAAGTCAAAGCTGGGAAAGTGCGGTTTATCTTGCCAACACAAATTGGTGTAGTGACAATTACTGATGAGGTGCCATCAGATATTATTCGGCAAGTTTTGCGGGGAATTTGA